The Shinella zoogloeoides genome contains the following window.
CGATGCCGGTATCCTCGACCGTGTGATGGTCGTCGATATGCAGGTCCCCGTCGGCCTTGATGTCCATGTCGATGAGCGAATGTCGCGCGAGCTGCTCGAGCATATGATCGAAGAAGCCGACGCCCGTCGAAATCTTCGACGTGCCGGTGCCGTCGATATCGACGGTGACCGAAATGCTGGTCTCGTTCGTCTTGCGCGAAACGCTGGCGGTGCGGCTCATGGGTTTCTCCGGTATTTTATCGCCGCTCCATAACAGGGCTGTCATGAAAAGACCAGTCTTTCGCGGGCTTTCGGCGATTGGCGCGAGCGCTCCTATTGCGCTTCCGCGATGCGCGGACGCCCGCTGGCGGTGGCCGTGAAACGAGCCTCCATCAGCTTGCGCCGGCCCTCCACTTCGGGGGCGTCGATATCCTCGGTGAGCGTCACCACCGGCTCGTCCGCGCCGTTCGCGCGGGCCGCATGCAGCGCCGCCGTCATCGCGCGTTCCTTCGCCAGCGCGAAGGCCTCGTTCTCGTCGATGAAGCGCGCGCTTTCGCCCGCGCCGCCGACGATGAAGATGCCTTCGTCGGGCATGGTCACGAAAACCGTGACGGCGGTGCGCACCTGCCCGACAACCGCGCCCACCGCATTGGCGACGCCGGCGTCGGTCGGAATATTGGACTCTGCGCCCAGCATCTCGGCGATAGCCGGGTAATAGACCGGGGCCGACGCGCCGAGGCCGACCAGCGGGCGGTCGAGCGCGATGCGGAACTGCACGATGCCGGGAACCCGGTGCAGCGCACGATGAACGGAGGCGGAGACGGTCGGATCGATCGATCCCGCGCCGTCATCGGCAAGGCAGGCGGAGAGGATGACGTCTGACGACTGGCGGGTGAGCCGGTCGACGATGAGGCGCGCCAGGTCCTCCGGGCTTTCGGCAATGGGCCGCCCGGTGCCGTCCTTGGTGCGGGCGGCAAGCTCCAGGCCGAGGCGGGCGGCGGCGGCATCCCATTGGCCCTGTCCGCCGAGCACATGCATGGCGTCGGACGGGGTGATGCCGCAGATATGCACGAGGCCACGCGCCACGAGCCGGTCGAGCGTCGCCTTTTGCAGCGTCGTCGCCAGCAGCCCGTCGAGCGGCAGCGGCGTGGGGCCGATTTTTTCGTAGAGCGCCTGTTCCTGCGGCAGCAGGCCGCTGGCGAGCCGTTCCGGTACGCCGGTGCGCACGGCGAAGCGCCCGTCGTGCCGGCCGGCATGGGGCGCGCGGACCTGGCGCTCCAGAACCGGGAGGACGGTCTCGGGATGGAGGGCGGAGGCAAGGCTGAGCGGCATGAAGCGGCGCGGGCCGAGATCGATCTTCGCCTTGAGGCCGCGATCGTCGATGCGCACTTCCGAATCGCCGCCGAGGCCGAAGGTCCGCATCGCGACCGCCTCGACCATGGTGCGATAGCCGCCGACCACCGCGCCATCGGCATCGAGCTTGGGGCGGCCGCCGTCGAGCACGGCGACGTCGGTCGTCGTGCCGCCGATATCGGAGACGACGGCACTATCGAGGCCGGTCAGGTGCCGCGCGCCGACAAGGCTTGCCGCTGGGCCGGACAGGATGGTCTCGATCGGGCGAAGCCGCGCCTCGGCGGCCGAGATCAGCGCGCCGTCGCCGCGCACCACCATCATGGGCACGTCGATGCCGCGGCGCTTCAGGTAATCCTCGCAGGAACCGATCAGCCGGTCGATCATCGAGACGAGGCGGGCGTTGAGCAGCGTCGTCAGCGCCCGGCGCGGGCCGCCGAGCTTGGAGGAAAGCTCATGGCTGCAGGTGACGGGCAGGTGCGAGACCTCGCGGATGCGCGCGCGCACCCGCTCCTCGTGCGCCGGATTGCGCACGGCGAAATAGCCGGCGACGGCAAAGGAGGAGACCGTCTCGGCAAGGAGCGGCAGGGCTTCGTCCAGCGCGCTCATGTCGAGCTGCGTTTCGGTGCCGTGGACGTTATGGCCGCCGGGCAGGAAGAGCACGGGATCGTTGCCGAGCGCGTCGGCAAGGCCGTCGCGCTTGAGGTCTTCCGGGGCAAAGCCGATCATCACGAGGCCGGCGCGGCCGCCCTGGCCTTCGACCAGCGCATTGGTGGCGAGCGTCGTGGAGAGCGAGACGAGGCCGATGGTGGAAACGGGAGCCTTCGCCTCGGCCAGCACCGCCTCGACCGCGCCGGAAATGCCGACCGAGAGGTCATGGCGCGTGGTGAGCGCCTTGGCGCGGGCGACGACGCCTGCCGTTTCGCTGTAGAGTACGGCGTCCGTATAGGTGCCGCCGGTATCGATGCCGAGTAACAAATGGTCTGCCACGAGAATTCTTCCATGCGTCCCGCCGTCTCTTTGCAAAGCGGGCCTGCAATGGTGTTATTGCATGTCCGGGCCGATTGCCACCGTTCCAGCGGCGACATCGGGTGAAAGAACGAGGAGCCAGCCATTGACCGACCGCGCCATCCGAAAGCCGCTTCTGGCCGCCCTTCTCCTCATTGCCGGCAGC
Protein-coding sequences here:
- a CDS encoding hydantoinase/oxoprolinase N-terminal domain-containing protein yields the protein MADHLLLGIDTGGTYTDAVLYSETAGVVARAKALTTRHDLSVGISGAVEAVLAEAKAPVSTIGLVSLSTTLATNALVEGQGGRAGLVMIGFAPEDLKRDGLADALGNDPVLFLPGGHNVHGTETQLDMSALDEALPLLAETVSSFAVAGYFAVRNPAHEERVRARIREVSHLPVTCSHELSSKLGGPRRALTTLLNARLVSMIDRLIGSCEDYLKRRGIDVPMMVVRGDGALISAAEARLRPIETILSGPAASLVGARHLTGLDSAVVSDIGGTTTDVAVLDGGRPKLDADGAVVGGYRTMVEAVAMRTFGLGGDSEVRIDDRGLKAKIDLGPRRFMPLSLASALHPETVLPVLERQVRAPHAGRHDGRFAVRTGVPERLASGLLPQEQALYEKIGPTPLPLDGLLATTLQKATLDRLVARGLVHICGITPSDAMHVLGGQGQWDAAAARLGLELAARTKDGTGRPIAESPEDLARLIVDRLTRQSSDVILSACLADDGAGSIDPTVSASVHRALHRVPGIVQFRIALDRPLVGLGASAPVYYPAIAEMLGAESNIPTDAGVANAVGAVVGQVRTAVTVFVTMPDEGIFIVGGAGESARFIDENEAFALAKERAMTAALHAARANGADEPVVTLTEDIDAPEVEGRRKLMEARFTATASGRPRIAEAQ